The genomic region ACCGTATGTTCGGTCAGTGCCAACCAGTAAATGGAATAATCATACAATCACGTGCTGAGGAAGCAACTATTGTCGCTATAGCTGTCGAAGTTCAAGTCATTTCACCAACAGAAACGACAAATGCGATATTCATAATTACCATTGAATAAGAGATCTGAACACTGACAAGATTTTTATTATGTATCGGATTAATATTTAATTCGAACCCTGAGATACTTTTTTATTAATATGTATCGACTCAACACAATATATAAATTTTAGAGGGTGTCATAAAACAGTTAACATGGTTTTCTGACACCGGTTGAGAGGACTATTGCTGCTTTTGAATAGCGGCAACATTTTCTCTCTCAGACGCCGGTTTTCTGAAAGCTACTGAGGTGTGTGAATCGTTCTATGACACCCTGATTCTTCTCTAATTTGGGGATTCGATAATGATCAAAGCAACGAGGATATCATTCTTCAATACTGTCGATGGCCATCTGTGCGACTGACCGAACATCCTCATCAGGGTCAGTCGCAGCAAGTTCGGTCAACGTCTCTAATGCACTTGTCGCTTTTAGTCGTTTTAGAGCCCAGCAAGCATTGAACCGCGTATCAGCGGATTCGTCATTGAGCACCGCAAGCAACTCTTCTGTGGCCGGACTCACTGTATCGGGATATTCTTTCGCAACACGAGCAAGAATGGATGTTGCGTTGTATCTCACCAGCTCGTCTGGGTCTTGCACCAACTCTATTACATCTGGAATCCAAGGTTTCACCTCGGTTGGATACTCGTCGGCGATATCTGCGAGTACACCAGCAGCATTAGACCGGATCGTGTACTGATCTGTTGATAACAACTCGCCAGCGGTCGGGGCAACGTCGACCGTGACGTTCGCATGTTCTTTACTGAGGTGGCCGATTGCCCGGAGCACCCAGACGTGAGCACGCTCCGGCTCAGTCTCTAAGAACAACTCTAGCTTCGTAACAACATCAACTAATGCGTCTGGTTGTGAGGATCCGACTGAAGCCAAGATTCGGGCTGTTGAGTCCGTATCTGTCGACTCATCTCGAAGCAACCTCGCAAGTTGCGGTATGGCATCAGTTACTACAGTGGGATCATGATCAGCGAATTCAGCAAGAAACTGTATAGCTTCGTTCCGGAGTAAAGAGTGAGTAGACTCATCCACGAGATGGATTGCCG from Haloquadratum walsbyi C23 harbors:
- a CDS encoding HEAT repeat domain-containing protein; the protein is MTDPLENAYPKVGYQIVEWDMLKPPDERVMPLTHTNRLKLFEMSVRTDRNLTEYSLVDSLGNTYTEGDLNEASDTVDPTSVNEVVSDIASSDGKSQRVALAHLAKMAATSPDECIPAVDLVIELLSDSHPAVQGEALGILTRVVESDPERTRAGVKPAIHLVDESTHSLLRNEAIQFLAEFADHDPTVVTDAIPQLARLLRDESTDTDSTARILASVGSSQPDALVDVVTKLELFLETEPERAHVWVLRAIGHLSKEHANVTVDVAPTAGELLSTDQYTIRSNAAGVLADIADEYPTEVKPWIPDVIELVQDPDELVRYNATSILARVAKEYPDTVSPATEELLAVLNDESADTRFNACWALKRLKATSALETLTELAATDPDEDVRSVAQMAIDSIEE